One Pseudomonas sp. FP1742 genomic window carries:
- a CDS encoding helicase → MKFRFLLWMLGLLMGKASRTNPAFQQQLGDKALVFQLQTLDGKVARHFVVKDQRITSKSGVYAEPAFAIAFKDAAYGFATMQAKNKQLAFMQGIQDKSIQIKGNPALVIWFQGLIKYLKPKKKVAAPR, encoded by the coding sequence ATGAAATTTCGTTTTCTTCTGTGGATGCTGGGTTTGTTGATGGGTAAGGCCAGTCGGACTAATCCTGCGTTTCAGCAGCAGTTGGGTGACAAGGCGTTGGTGTTTCAGCTACAGACCCTGGACGGGAAGGTGGCGCGGCATTTCGTGGTGAAGGATCAGCGCATTACCAGCAAGTCCGGTGTGTATGCCGAGCCTGCGTTTGCGATTGCCTTTAAAGACGCGGCGTATGGCTTTGCCACGATGCAGGCGAAGAACAAGCAGTTGGCGTTTATGCAGGGGATTCAGGACAAGTCGATTCAGATCAAGGGCAACCCGGCGCTGGTGATCTGGTTTCAGGGGTTGATCAAGTATTTGAAGCCCAAAAAGAAGGTTGCCGCCCCCCGTTGA
- a CDS encoding M48 family metallopeptidase → MKRVLQGFLCALACYVNVPGSPALAAPQVLKEIPASLLGDASRQNVFVLTGDADEAFHRLLIAPVQARSEDILLDTSKALPLIKSQYSSDLLDGFSVRVLKGQSGAMTVVNTQDEEVLVKQRFVEAGDYIALVTNEEANAVYNFNLLFAFNRNSKQFELKDVLLVTNNDSCDRSLVSVAELPAETFSSVTLASFDGLEALQKLQAALVGAPQGGYKKLMTVDSADLLDMALEAFRKGDNSSFKDVMGYALMGGGEHDTCSPESYIVGKYYYPQRPGWSNDLGFLLGEAGYHRESIELLSAVIANNPERTVAYLNLADSYWAVNDKERAVAAYKQYASRMSGVGKASKIPSRVAERSAGVPES, encoded by the coding sequence GTGAAACGCGTTTTGCAGGGCTTTCTCTGCGCATTAGCTTGCTACGTCAACGTGCCGGGCTCTCCCGCGCTTGCTGCGCCACAAGTCCTCAAGGAAATCCCGGCAAGCTTGCTGGGTGACGCATCACGCCAAAACGTGTTTGTGCTGACGGGGGATGCGGACGAGGCTTTCCACCGATTGCTGATCGCGCCGGTGCAAGCGCGCAGTGAGGACATATTGCTCGATACGTCCAAGGCACTGCCTCTGATCAAGAGTCAGTACTCGTCTGATCTTCTGGATGGTTTTAGTGTCCGGGTTCTCAAAGGTCAGTCTGGTGCCATGACGGTTGTTAATACACAGGATGAAGAGGTTCTGGTTAAGCAGCGGTTCGTTGAGGCGGGGGACTACATTGCACTGGTGACCAACGAGGAAGCAAACGCGGTTTACAACTTCAATCTGTTGTTCGCGTTCAATAGAAACTCAAAGCAGTTTGAGCTGAAAGATGTGCTGCTGGTGACCAACAACGACTCCTGTGATCGATCGCTTGTCAGCGTAGCGGAGCTGCCCGCTGAGACATTCAGCTCAGTCACTCTTGCTTCTTTTGATGGGCTCGAAGCCCTTCAAAAATTGCAGGCAGCACTCGTTGGCGCTCCTCAGGGCGGTTACAAGAAACTGATGACCGTCGATTCGGCTGACCTACTGGATATGGCGTTGGAAGCCTTCCGAAAGGGTGATAACAGTTCCTTCAAGGATGTGATGGGTTATGCGTTGATGGGTGGTGGCGAGCATGACACCTGCTCTCCGGAAAGTTATATCGTTGGAAAGTACTACTATCCGCAGCGCCCTGGGTGGTCCAACGATCTCGGCTTTCTACTGGGCGAGGCGGGTTACCACCGTGAGTCCATTGAGCTGCTGAGTGCGGTGATTGCGAACAATCCAGAGCGGACGGTTGCTTACCTGAATCTCGCTGATAGCTATTGGGCTGTGAACGATAAAGAGCGAGCGGTGGCGGCATACAAGCAATATGCATCGAGAATGTCTGGTGTGGGAAAAGCTTCGAAGATTCCTTCGCGGGTGGCTGAACGTAGCGCTGGAGTACCCGAATCATGA
- a CDS encoding lysozyme inhibitor LprI family protein: MIKFKTLFELVAGASLAALLVPAHAQEACNPDSFTNRDLIICGQQTFEKVDALLNEQYKKALASLAPADKKQLTDVQKKWVRFKEAYCEDIYQSAVPGAEAPIERLGCLVQTTNARLGELVSLQTGVPIDGFYKAASVMAGENREKGLVASMQRLGGADFDDPLWRQYSDGHCEMSERVFREDFASCTVRMRFQLPLNH; the protein is encoded by the coding sequence ATGATCAAATTTAAAACACTCTTTGAGCTGGTCGCAGGTGCATCATTGGCTGCTTTGTTAGTTCCTGCGCATGCCCAGGAAGCCTGCAACCCCGACAGCTTCACCAATCGCGATTTGATCATTTGCGGTCAGCAGACTTTCGAGAAAGTCGATGCCTTGTTGAATGAGCAATACAAGAAGGCGCTGGCCAGTTTGGCGCCAGCCGACAAGAAACAACTGACCGATGTGCAGAAGAAGTGGGTGCGCTTCAAAGAGGCTTATTGCGAGGATATCTATCAATCCGCTGTGCCCGGCGCAGAGGCGCCCATCGAAAGGCTTGGGTGTCTGGTGCAAACAACCAATGCCCGGTTGGGTGAGTTGGTTTCTCTACAGACTGGCGTGCCAATTGATGGTTTTTACAAAGCTGCATCCGTCATGGCTGGGGAGAACCGGGAAAAAGGGTTGGTGGCCTCTATGCAGCGATTGGGAGGGGCTGATTTCGACGATCCGCTTTGGAGGCAATACTCTGATGGGCACTGTGAAATGAGCGAACGTGTGTTCCGGGAAGACTTCGCTTCTTGCACTGTGCGAATGCGCTTTCAGCTACCTCTGAACCATTAA
- a CDS encoding lysozyme inhibitor LprI family protein: MFVRCVALSFGCLFASIAMAKDECKETTVSWQIDLCVEAARKEADAQLNASYKKLLARFESQQRRDPEQGKALMAMAREAQRAWIKLRDTTCPLEATESEPGVALHVTTINNCMARMSLERAAYLDTIVADEPGNVVDLNKVFLSGSKRFGDVVARYVSTFGSPCLTVQILAPNGGWRVLSSKRFCSFDGKSFWDGYASALFEDHAFAADGLHLTLSLFELRGDGEKRLACVIPIQNEQIKELKCGAPEPDA, from the coding sequence ATGTTTGTGCGCTGTGTCGCGTTGTCCTTTGGATGCCTGTTTGCCTCCATCGCGATGGCCAAGGACGAATGCAAAGAGACCACCGTGAGCTGGCAGATCGATCTGTGCGTGGAAGCGGCACGCAAAGAAGCCGACGCACAGCTCAATGCTAGTTACAAGAAACTGCTAGCGCGGTTCGAGTCTCAGCAGCGGCGCGACCCTGAACAGGGCAAGGCGTTGATGGCGATGGCCAGAGAGGCCCAGCGCGCGTGGATCAAGCTGCGCGACACCACGTGCCCGCTCGAGGCCACGGAAAGCGAGCCCGGTGTGGCGCTGCATGTTACGACTATCAACAACTGCATGGCCAGAATGAGCCTGGAGCGTGCGGCTTATCTGGACACTATCGTCGCTGATGAGCCGGGTAATGTGGTTGATCTCAACAAGGTGTTCCTGTCCGGCTCCAAGCGCTTCGGCGATGTCGTGGCGCGTTATGTCAGCACCTTTGGCAGCCCTTGTTTGACGGTTCAGATTTTGGCGCCTAACGGCGGTTGGAGAGTGCTTTCCTCCAAGCGGTTTTGCAGTTTTGACGGCAAATCGTTTTGGGATGGCTATGCCAGTGCGTTGTTTGAGGATCATGCATTTGCTGCCGATGGTTTACACCTGACGCTCAGCTTGTTCGAGCTTCGTGGGGACGGAGAGAAGCGTCTCGCCTGCGTGATTCCGATTCAGAATGAGCAAATCAAAGAACTGAAGTGCGGCGCACCTGAGCCTGACGCCTAG
- a CDS encoding type IV pilus biogenesis/stability protein PilW encodes MASLKWVLIFGCLFAARAFAQDLPIVGVGGHTVTFRATEWTMPGVESATAWFTANGKTFPLFGPDIGADAHPDLLSPDKKTLVLDPVSFGMLSVESGEEKLVSQQHCDVISMETGCVLAERSASFCVGKWVGNQWVSNDGEVFNPVLETNPPKDLLRHAVDIEPAQSRAESIEWSLSFLSPESYMACHPPARNVQAFNDLGFYLAEGGNDALALKFYRGVEAVGKRTVLMLNIADSLWRLGRKDEAQRYYSQYRDAMSADGKAQKIPQRAVERSVIQGMKN; translated from the coding sequence ATGGCCAGCCTTAAGTGGGTGTTGATATTCGGCTGCCTGTTTGCCGCCAGAGCCTTTGCCCAAGACCTGCCAATAGTCGGTGTCGGCGGGCACACAGTGACGTTTCGGGCGACAGAATGGACGATGCCCGGTGTGGAGTCGGCGACCGCTTGGTTCACCGCAAACGGCAAAACTTTCCCGCTCTTCGGCCCCGATATTGGCGCCGATGCACACCCCGATTTGCTCAGTCCTGACAAGAAAACCTTGGTGCTCGACCCGGTGAGCTTCGGCATGTTGTCGGTCGAGAGTGGTGAAGAAAAACTGGTGTCGCAACAGCATTGCGATGTGATCTCGATGGAGACCGGTTGCGTGCTGGCTGAGCGTTCTGCCAGCTTTTGTGTCGGTAAATGGGTGGGCAATCAGTGGGTTTCCAACGACGGTGAAGTGTTCAATCCCGTCCTGGAGACGAACCCCCCAAAGGACTTGTTGAGGCATGCCGTGGACATCGAGCCGGCGCAGTCCCGCGCGGAATCCATCGAATGGAGCCTGAGCTTTCTGAGTCCGGAGTCCTACATGGCGTGTCATCCCCCGGCGCGTAATGTTCAGGCGTTCAATGACTTGGGTTTCTACTTGGCCGAGGGTGGTAACGATGCGCTTGCACTGAAATTTTATCGAGGCGTTGAGGCGGTCGGTAAACGCACAGTGTTGATGTTGAACATCGCCGATTCACTGTGGCGCCTTGGTCGCAAAGACGAAGCGCAGCGCTATTACAGCCAATACCGCGACGCGATGAGCGCCGACGGCAAGGCGCAGAAAATTCCGCAACGTGCAGTTGAGCGATCTGTAATTCAGGGAATGAAAAATTGA
- a CDS encoding type IV pilus biogenesis/stability protein PilW → MSFNSRWLYVIILLVSSAWGEGKKLACDADTNICSVAIAENYCGSHGVAKSRWDIRSGDYVLSCECDCTTQENSFWFVSQDGKVKTLEASKVVSTVDIVKNKSGVPDSFGTVPYCKALKTNQDLLVYLQKGPSTSESSQPYCYSVIEQDAAEACTTEDCMRKQKLVEKTVASLKGEILTEFRNATSRLYKNKEVFVSFPKRGFIERYVAGNGYSGGDQQSFNDIAYFWQQAGFNDDAIWLLEKVIVDNPKRVVAYLNTADAYWSEGDKATAAKNYKTYNELMIAGGKQQKIPERAKERSVLK, encoded by the coding sequence TTGAGTTTTAACAGTCGTTGGTTATATGTAATTATATTGCTGGTGTCTTCAGCGTGGGGTGAGGGTAAAAAGCTCGCATGCGATGCGGATACCAATATTTGCTCTGTGGCCATTGCAGAGAATTATTGTGGGTCTCACGGTGTAGCCAAGTCCAGGTGGGACATCCGAAGTGGAGATTATGTGCTGAGCTGTGAATGTGACTGCACTACTCAAGAGAATAGCTTCTGGTTTGTCAGTCAGGATGGAAAAGTTAAAACTCTTGAGGCGAGCAAGGTTGTAAGTACGGTAGATATTGTAAAAAATAAATCGGGTGTTCCTGACTCATTCGGAACGGTACCCTACTGTAAAGCACTAAAAACAAATCAGGATCTACTTGTTTATTTGCAGAAGGGACCAAGTACCTCTGAGTCATCGCAACCTTACTGTTACTCAGTCATCGAACAAGATGCAGCGGAAGCCTGTACAACTGAAGACTGCATGCGGAAACAAAAACTGGTAGAGAAAACTGTTGCGAGCCTGAAGGGTGAGATTCTGACAGAGTTTAGGAATGCAACATCTCGGCTTTATAAAAATAAAGAAGTGTTCGTGAGTTTTCCGAAACGAGGTTTTATAGAGAGGTATGTAGCTGGCAATGGTTATTCAGGTGGTGACCAGCAAAGCTTCAATGATATTGCTTATTTTTGGCAGCAGGCCGGATTCAATGATGATGCTATTTGGTTGTTGGAAAAAGTCATTGTCGATAATCCGAAACGAGTTGTGGCCTATCTCAATACTGCAGATGCATATTGGTCGGAAGGCGACAAAGCTACCGCCGCGAAAAACTATAAAACGTATAACGAGCTTATGATCGCAGGCGGTAAGCAGCAAAAAATTCCTGAGCGTGCAAAGGAGCGTAGTGTTCTGAAGTAG
- a CDS encoding DUF6124 family protein — protein sequence MFKPTPNPPENPATSPYESLDSRKLHEAAERALDHHFAPPPKEKPKRKGKLFTVSPDIDTEALLANASEDLKSISAIAADLADDIEGTRRSVALALSRMADGVQLLVERALDHIDSPNPAEHRAKA from the coding sequence ATGTTCAAGCCAACACCGAATCCCCCAGAAAACCCAGCTACATCCCCCTACGAATCCTTAGATTCCAGAAAACTCCACGAAGCCGCCGAACGCGCCCTCGACCACCATTTCGCCCCACCCCCCAAAGAAAAACCCAAGCGCAAAGGCAAACTCTTCACCGTCTCCCCCGACATCGACACCGAAGCCCTCCTGGCCAACGCCTCAGAAGACCTGAAGTCCATCAGCGCCATCGCCGCCGACCTGGCCGATGACATCGAAGGCACCCGCCGCTCAGTCGCCCTGGCACTCAGCAGAATGGCCGATGGGGTGCAATTGTTGGTGGAGCGAGCGCTGGATCATATTGATTCGCCGAATCCGGCGGAGCATCGGGCGAAGGCATAA